The Brassica napus cultivar Da-Ae chromosome C7, Da-Ae, whole genome shotgun sequence genome has a segment encoding these proteins:
- the LOC106435116 gene encoding uncharacterized protein LOC106435116 yields the protein MLHSLEDKLVEEEDEDIPNIRGIKRKNPVGRQKNQHDGLHGRWKGVLEKKKRGTSKSSSKARVKKMLSFQESTPIPNTQSTGSCIMSYFSLKHPRSQLFLPVHSYLLLSQHHLVGHFSHNYSRTSTRIMAMVYRKTLTKTMAMGYRVACFLLVFCIFLIKDVLDKSTMGYYCFDECIHCGHFVLFLLSQFCLCFNYDKPPHTLFNLSRLVCSCR from the exons ATGCTCCATAGTTTAGAGGATAAACttgtggaagaagaagacgaggaCATTCCAAATATACGtggaataaaaaggaaaaatccTGTTGGACGACAAAAGAACCAACACGATGGACTCCATGGTCGATGGAAAGGTGTTCTTGAAAAGAAAAAACGTGGTACATCAAAATCGTCGAGTAAGGCCAGAGTAAAGAAAATGTTATCATTTCAg GAATCAACTCCTATTCCCAATACGCAGTCCACCGGATCTTGCATAATGAGCTATTTTTCTCTCAAACACCCAAG GAGCCAACTCTTTCTCCCGGTACACAGTTATTTGTTGCTGTCACAACATCATCTAGTGGGTCATTTTTCACACAATTACTCGAG GACTTCGACAAGAATTATGGCGATGGTTTATCGAAAGACTTTGACAAAAACTATGGCGATGGGTTATAGGGTCGCCTGTTTTTTATTggtgttttgtatttttttaataaaagatgTTTTGGACAAATCCACCATGGGATATTACTGCTTTGACGAATGTATACATTGTGGTCACTTTGTCTTGTTTTTACTCTCTCAGTTTTGCTTGTGTTTCAATTATGACAAGCCACCACACACTCTCTTTAACCTCTCACGTTTGGTTTGTTCTTGTAGATAG